In Mycobacterium sp. Aquia_213, the sequence GACGTTGCCCATGCGACAGGGCAATTCAGCTCCTGATCATGGCTCCCGGTGCGGGGGTGTTGCGCTGACGCATGACACCCTGATTACACTGTGATCTCGGTGTGAGGAAGTGCCGGTGTCGCGATTGCGCGACCGATGGTGAGGAACGCGATGGCCTGGGATTTCGAGACGGATCCGGATTTCGCTGAAAAGCTTTCGTGGATGCGCGATTTCATCGATTCCGAGGTCATCCCGCTGGAACCCATCCTCGCCGAGATCTCGACCGAGGATTGGCAGCCGGTCAAGCGCTATCTGCAGGACAAGGTCAAGGCGCAAGGCTTGTGGGGCCTGTTCCTCGATCCCAGCCTGGGCGGCGCGGGGCTGGGCCAGCTCAAGCTCGCGCTGATGTCGGAGCTCATCGGACGGTGCATGGTGTCGATGGAGCTGTTCGGGGTCCAGGCGCCCGACAGCGGGAACATGGAGCTGCTGGCACACGGCGCGACCGAAGCGCAAAAGCAGCGCTGGTTGTATCCCAACCTCAACGGAGAGATATCCAGTGCGTTCGCACTCACCGAGCCATTCCTGGCCGGCGCCGACCCGACCGTCATCGCCACCACCGCCGCGCTCGACGGCGAGGACTGGATCATCAACGGCCACAAGTGGTTTACCACCAATGCGTCCTGCGCGGACATCATCTTGGTGGTAGCGGAGACCGACCCCGCCGGCCGGCCGCACCGGCACGCCTCGATATTCGTCGTCCCGACGGGAACGCCGGGGTGCAATATCGTTCGCGACATCCCGACCATGGCCCACCCCGACCCGGAGTTCGGCCGGCGTGGCAATCATGCCGAAGTGGTGTTCGCCGACTGCCGGGTGCCCGCGGATCATCTGGTCGGCCCGCGCGGCGGCGGTTTCGTGCTGGCGCAACAGCGGCTCGGCGGCGGGCGTATCCACCACTCGATGCGCTGGCTCGGGCAGGCGCAGCGCGCCCTGGACATCATGGGTGAGCGCGCGGTCTCGCGCCGTTCGCACGGCCGATTGCTCGGCGAGCATCAGATGGTGCAGGACTATATCGCGCTGTCGCACACCGAGATTCAGGCAGCGAGGCTGCTGACCTTCCAGACCGCCTGGAAAATGGACCGCCTCGGTGCGGGCGAGGTCCGCGCCGAACTGGGAATGATCAAGGCGCACGTATCGAAGGTGGTGCTCGCCGTTCTCGACCGCACTATCCAGGTGTGTGGGGCATTGGGGTACTCGGGGGACCTGCCCGTCGAATCCTGGTATCGGATGACGCGATTCGGATCGATCGGCGACGGGCCCGATGAACTGCACAAGTCGGTGCTGGCCCGGCATGTGCTCAAGAAGTACCGGCCAGTGCAGGGTTGGCCGACCGATCATCTGCCGTCGCGGCGGCCGGCAGCCGAACAGAAGTGGCAGGCACTACGCCAGGAGGCAGGCATCGCATGAGCATTCCGGACCGTCAACGGGCCATCGTCATGACGGGGCCCGGCGAGCCCGTGCAGACCGTCGAAATACCGGTGCAGGAGCCCGGACCCGGGCAGGTATTGGTCAAGGTCAATGCCTCGAGCCTCAACTTTCACGACAATGTCAATCTGATGGGCCTGCTGCCCGGGCCCTGGCCGCGCGTGCCGATGACTGATGGCGCCGGAGAAGTGGTGGCCATCGGGGCGGGAGTCGACGGGCTGCGGCCCGGTGATCGCGTCATGGGGGCCTTTCACCCGGGTTGGCATGACGGGCCGCCCAACCCGGAAGCCAAGCATGAGGTGCCCGGCGACAACTGCGACGGGTGGCTGCAGCAATACCGGGTCGCCGATGTGGCCGGCCTGGTCAGTACCCCCGCGCATCTCAGCGATGTCGAAGCAGCGACGATCCCGTGCGCGGGTGTGACGGCGTGGAGTGCGTTGGTGGAAGCCAACATTGGTGCTGGTGACGTCGTGGTGACCCAGGGCACCGGTGGGGTATCGCTGTTCGCCGTGCAACTCGCCCGGGCGCGGGGCGCCACCGTGATCCTGACCTCGTCGTCCGACCACAAGCTCAAGGTCGGATCGGATTTGGGGGCAACGCATCTCGTCAATTACCGGACCACCCCGGCCTGGGAGACGGAGGTGATGCGATTGACCGACGGTCGCGGTGCCAAGCTCGTCGTGGACCTCGGTGGACCCGCGACGCTGGCACAGTCGCTGCACTCGGCAGCCGTCGGCGGCACGATCGCGGTGATCGGCGTGCTCAGCGGATTCGACATGGCATCCATCGCGGTCGCCGAGGTGATGCTGAACAACCTGCGCGTCATCGGAATCACGGTGGGCAGCGTGCGCGCTCACCGCGAGATGTGCGAGGCGGTGTCCAAGGACGGCATCAAACCGCACATCAGCCACGTCTTCGACTGGGAGCACCTCGACGAGGCGCTTCGGGTGATGCGGGCCAACGAACATATCGGCAAAATCGCCCTGACCATCACGTAGCCTCGCGAGGAGGGTAGACGTGCCCAGCGAACTGGAGCTCGACGCGGACCAGATCGTCGCCGCCGCAGTGGAAATCATGCGGGAAAGCGGTCTGGACGCCATCAGCATGCGCAGCGTGGCCACCCGCCTGGGCGTCACGCCGCCGCCGGTTTACTCCCGAATCGGCAACAAGGACGCGCTGATCGATGCGGTTGCCGAGCATATGCTCGACGACCTGGCGCCCGAGCTGGAACGCGACGAAACCTGGCCGGACTATGCCCGCCGCTGGACCCGCCAACTTCGCGAACGACTGACCGACGCGGCCGACAGCCGGCTCTTCCTGCAGGCGAAGCGTCCGGCCTATCTGAAAGCATCCCGCCCGCTACTGAAAAGCATGCGCCGCGACGGCATGTCGACCGACATGTCGGTGCGTGCCTGCCGGCTGTTGACCTGGGCGGCCGTGGGTTTCGTCGCCATGGATCATCCGCCGAGCACGAACTCGACGCGCAAGCGCGGCCGCCTTGCCGGCAGTGACCCGGCGGGGGTGACTCGCGAGGAAGTCGACGAGTTGTTCGCCACGCACATCGACTACGTGATCGAAGGTATTCGCCGCGACAGCGCTTAGCCTGCGGTGTTGGCGCCGTCACGGATTGTACGATGCAGCGATGGCCAAGCCGCTGATCCCGGCCGAGGACATCCTCACGCACGCGCTGGACCTGCTGGATTCCGAAGGCATCGAGGCTCTCAGCGTCCGTCGACTGTCGGCCGCACTGAAGATCTCGCCGCGGACGCTGTATCAGCAGGTCGGCAATCGCGAAGCACTGATCAGGGCGCTGGTCGCCCGGCATTTTGCGCAGCTGAAACTCGACTTCAAGGAATATGACACCTGGGAGTCGACGGCGCTGCATTGGTGCCAGGCGTTGCACGACACCCTGCGTGCCCATCCGTTTCTGACCGAGCTGATGACCATCGATGACCGCAGCGCCGTCACCGAGTACGTCAATGCCCTGCTCAAAGCCACTCTGCAGGAAGGGATTCCACGCCCGCTGGCAACCGAGTGCTGCCGCGGCCTGGCGCATATGACGATCAACCATTCCATCGTCGACGTGCGCGGGCTGCGGGAGGCGAAGCGCTCCGAATCCGAGACGGCCAAGATCGAACAGAATTTCCCCCGGCTGGTCGAATGGGTGATCTCCGGGGTGCGGGCCGAGGCGGGCGGCGTCGATGCCAAGACGAACCGGTCCCGCTGATCAGCCGGAGACGCCGCCGTCGATCGTCATCAGCGACCCGGTGGTGTAGCTCGACGCGTCGGAGAGCAAATAGACGACGGCTCCGACGATCTCGTCGGGTCGGCCGACCCGTCCGAGCGCGATGCGACGCACCAGCTCCGGCAAGAGGTCGGGGTTGCGGACGAAGCCCGACGCCGCGTCGGTATCGAAGGTGCCGCAGATGATCCCGTTGACCCGCACGCCGGCGCCGGCGTATTCGATGGCCGAGGCGGTGGTCAGCGCGTTCAGCCCGGCTTTGGCTGCTGCGTAGACCGTGGTGACCGGGGTGGGTTTCACCGACGCCAGCGAACTGATGTTGATGATCGACCCGCCGCCGGTCGCGGCCATCGCCGTGGCGGCCAGTGCCGTCAATCGGGTCGGGCCTTTCAGATTGACGCCCATCACCTTGTCGAACAACACTTCTGAGGTATCCAGCAGTGAGGGGGCAAGCGGGCTCATTCCGGCGTTGTTGACCAACCCGTCCAGCCGGCCCCAGCGGGAAAGGGCCGCCTCGAGGACGCCGGGCAACGATTCCCAATCGCCGACATGGCACGCCAACGGATAGGCCTGCCCACCCGACTCGGTGATGGTGGCTACCAGTGCCTCACACGAGGCGATCTTTCGGCTCGCGATCACCACTCGTGCACCACGCTGGGCAAGCGCGACACTCATCGCGGCGCCCAGTCCGCGACTGCCGCCCGTGACGAGAACGACCCGGTCAGCCACGTCGAACAGGTGGTCGGTCATTGCGCGAACCTCCTTGCCCGGCTAAGCAATTCATCGATGACCGGCCCGAAGAACTGGTGGATCGGATTTCGGGACTCACCGCGCAGAAATTTGGCGTAGGACGCCTCCAAGACGATCGCCAGCTTCCACGCACTGAACACCTGATACCAGTCGAATTGTGACAGGTCGCGGCCGGTGGCCTCGGCGTACCGCGAGATCAGTTGATCCGGTGTCTGGCAATGATCGCGGTCCATGCCGTGCGGCGCGTCCGGCGATCCCAGCGCGATCGGGTTTCCGGCCTCAGGCCAGAAGATCATCGCCCAGGCCAAGTCGATCAGGGGATCACCCACCGTGGTCATCTCGAAGTCGACGACGCAGGCGACCCGGGGTGGCGGTGCCGGCGCCCAGATGACGTTGTCCAGCTTGTAGTCCCCGTGCATCACGGTGAGGTCGCCGCCGGCGGGCAGGTTGTCGCGCAGCCACCCGGCGAGCTCGTCCACGCCGTTCAAATCGCGGGCCCGGTACCGCGCCAGTTGCGCCAGCCATCGATCGACCTGGCGCGGCAGAAAACCCTGCGGGTGCGACAGTTCGGCCAGCGCGGTACCTGCCCAGTCGACGGCGTGCAGCGCAACCAGGGTGTCGATCAGCTGTTCGCCGATCAAGCCGTGTGACGACGGATCACGATGCAGCGCTTCGGGAAGTCCGTCGCGGCGGATCACCCCACCGTCGACGTACGACATCACGAAAAACGGGGCGCCCAGGATCGCGGGGTCGTCGCTGCGAGCCAGCACCGTGGGCACCGCTATCCCGGCCGCCCCCAGCGTCTCCATGATCCGCGCCTCGCGGATCACCTGGTGGGCGGTGTCGGAAACCGTGGCCAGCGGCGCCCGTCGCACCACCCAGGCCTGCCCCAGCCGGTCGACGCGGAACATCTCGCAGCTGCCACCGCCGCGGATGGGGGTCACCGACACCTCCGCGGCCTCGCCCGTCGCCTCGGCCAGCCAATCGCGAAACCGCGCGACGTCGAAACCCGTTGCGGCAGTGCCCATGCCCCGATCCTCCGATCGCCGGTTAAAATAACGCCGATTCCGTAAACTTACCAGTCCGGCGGCCGATCCCGGGATGGTTCGCAACGCCGTCGACGGGATACATGATCGGCCGGGGGGAATCGATCTGTACAGTGATTCACCGGTGCTGTACAGTCGCCCAGCACAAGCTGAGCGTTCGGACACGACAACGGCGTCGGGAGGTCATCGGCGATGACGCACAGACGAATTCGGCGGCGTCGGTGACTGCCGAGACCGCTGAAACCGTAGCGGAATTTCGCAGCCGGGCCAGGGCTTGGTTGGCCGCCAACATGCCGCGCCAGGGTCCCGCCGAAGCCGCCCTGCTCGAACGCGACGCGGAGGCGTCCTGGCACCGTGCGCGAGAACTGCAAAAGACGTTGTACGACGGCGGATTCGCGGGCATTTGTTTTCCGCGGGAGTACGGCGGACTCGGACTGGGCTACGAGTACAAGAAGGCCTTCGACAGCGAGGCGCAAGGCTATGAAACGCCGTTGCTGCTCAACGTGCCCTCCTTCGCCATCTGCTGCGCGACCATCCTCGACGTGGGCAGCGAGGAACAGAAACGCACCCACATCCAAGCCGCGCTGCGCGGCGACGAAGTTCTGGTCCAGCTGCTGTCCGAACCCAGCGGCGGGTCGGACCTCGCCGGCGTGATCACTCGCGCCGATCGCCGAGACGGGCGGTGGGTCATCAATGGCGCCAAAACGTGGAGCACCTGGGCGTTCGCCGCGGACTACGGGCTATGCCTGACCCGGACCGATTGGGACGCGCCCAAACACGAGGGGCTGACCATGTTCCTGGTGCCGCTTGCGCATCCCGGAATAACGATCAACCGCATCCAGCAGATCAACGGCTCCATCGAATTCTGCGAAGAGTTCTTCGACGACGTCGACGTGGGAGATGACGCGGTCGTCGGTGAACCGGGCAAGGGGTGGGAAGTCGCGTCGCGGCAGCTCTACCATGAACGCCGCAGCATGGGCGATGGTTCCGAGTACACGAGTGGGCCGGGAATCTCTGAGGCCGAGGATGTTTCGATCGATCTGCTGTCGCTGGCCGAGAAGACGAACCAGCAGGACAGCGAACGCGTGCGGGAGATGACCGGGCGTGCCCTGGTCCACCGCACGGTCGCGCGCCAGCTCAGCGAGCACGTCTTCCACGCGGTGGCCAGCGGCGCCCTGCCACCGACCGCGGGATCGATCATTCGCTTACAGATGGCCGCGGTCCACGATGTCGAAATCGATACCGCGATTGCCGTCGCGGGTACGTCGGCGGTCGTCGAGGACGATGCGCAGCTGCTGGATATCGGTATCCGCTACCTGGGCCGCCAGATCGCCAGCATCGGCGGCGGCACCACCGAAATGGCGCGCAACGTGATCGGCGAGCGAGTGCTGAACTTCCCTCGCGAGTACGCTGCCGATCGCGGCGTGCCGTTCAACCAAGTGCGACGAAACAGACAGTCCTGACCCGCTGCTCGAGAAAGGTGGCGAAAATTGAGCGACCAACTGCGAGACATCCGGGAGTTGGCCGGCGACGCCGACGCCTATCGCGATGAGCTGTTCCGCCGCTGGACGGGTCTGCTCAGTTACCGCTACATCGGTCGTAGGCACTCGTCGATGGACATCGGCGACGTCGACGACACCGTCGTGATCCGTCGGGACATGCGCAACGAGGCAGGCGGAATCATGGTTGCGCCACTGGCCATCTCATCGCCCGAGGGTTGTCAGACCGACATGGTCGCGGTGCCCAACCCGGTCATCGCCTCGGTGCAGATCATCGATCCCGGCTACGACGTCTCCCGGGTCGAGATCGTCGGCTCCGGCGTCGTGCACCAGGGCCGGACCATGGGCTACGGACGGTGCAAGATCGTCGACGCCGACAACCCGGATCGGGTGATCGCCTTCAACGAAGGCCAGGGCGCGATCATCGGCATCCCGCCGGAAGGCCTTGACAGGATGGATGTTTCGGGCACCGAGCTGGTTGTCGAGGACTCGCCCGACCTGCCGCCGTTATGGGCCGCCTTCGGTGCCGCCCGGCGCGACGACGGGCACTGGGTGCTGCCCGCGCTCAGCGCCGAACTCGCTTCGCCGGACGCGGCGCTGCACATCGGTCCCCAACACGTCGTGCTGGAGACCGCGGCGACCGACCTTGCGGCCGATCTCGCCGGCACCCGCAAGGTGCAGGTCGTCAGCTGGCACGTGATGTTCATGTCCCGCGGCAAGGTTGGGCCCTTCCGCGTGGAGGGCACCGCGCACGCCGGCGGGCCCGGACGGATCGGGGTGCGCATGTTGCTGCACGACGAAGGCAATGCGGACAAGCCCGTTACCTCTGCCGCGGCGATCTTCGAGGTCGCCGACTGACCCTTCGCCTGGGTGTACCAACGAGATCTCTAGATCATTGGCTGATACAAGACAATTGGTGGCTTAAGTCCGAAAAGGCCTGAGCCAGCGCAATTTGTTCACCAACGTTGTCGACCTCGACATGGGACAGACCAAAGCCAATCAGTGTGTGACCCCGCCACCGCATGCGGGCCACGGCCCGGCTCCGGCGATTGTGTTCGTCGGACGTGATGGTGACTGCCACTGTCTGGCTGCTCTGGGAGGTGTTGTAGTGCATAGATTTTCCTTGCATTAGCCCCGCCCCGGCGGCGGATTGGTTGTCGAGTGCTAGAGATTGACGGTCAATACGTCGGCTAGCGGTCGGCGCGGGGTCGGTGGCGGGTAGTGCTCATTGCCGGGGGCGCGGCCGATGCGGACCAGGACCTGGGGCAGTGGGTGCCCGGTCAGCCCTTCGACGACGTGTCGGCTGGTTTCGAGCTCGGTCAGGTGGGTGAGGGTGCAGGTGGCCAGTCCAGCCACCGTAGCTTCCAGCAATATCGTCGACAGTGTTTCTCCGCACCCCAGCAGGTCGCGTGGGGAGCGATCATGTGCGGAGATCACCAAGATTGTCGACAAGTCGGTCGGCGTGTGAGCGCGCCGTTCAGGGTTATGGCTGAAGGGGAAAGTGCGCGCTACGTCGACACGGTCCCCTTCGGCCGCTGAGACCAATGAGTCATAGGGAATGCCCTCGCTCGCCTCGAACGGCGCCGTCCAGCGCTGCAGTGTCGCGAAATAGGGGGAGTCGTAGAGGCGCAAGATGTCCGTCATATCGGTTGCGTCAGCAAGCTCGCCGCGATCAGCGTCGTCGATGACGTCTACCAGCGCAACCGTGTCGTCTATCCGGCTTCGCAATTCGGCTTCGAAATCGGTCCAGTCCGGGACGGGGTCGAACGGAAGGCGATCGGTGCGGCGCGTGGCGATGGCGTCGGCGCGGCGTCGTTGTTCCTCGGTCACGACGGTCATCTCCGTGAGCGTGATCGAAGCGAGATGCTCGACGTTATTGGGGTCTGGACAGTGACTAACATGGGCGTTCCATCCGGCAGCGGCCATCGCGACGCGCAGGTGGTCGAGTGCCGCCCCGCAACTGATCAGCGCTTGCCGTTCGGCGGGATCGGTTTGCACCACGCGGGCCGGATCCAAGTACAAATGCAATCCGGCGCGGTCGAGGCGCCAGAGCCAAGGCTGGCTATTGTGGTAAGAGGGTGCTCGGCAAGCAAGCGCGACCGCGCCTTGGACCACGTCCGTTGCAACAGTTGTCATCGACGTCACCTGGATCTCCCGTCATATGCTGAATCGATATCGACTCTGCTCGAAGAAGCTGGCCACCGGGCAGAGTCCTTGGTCCCTAATCGCGACAATGGGGGCTTAAGACTCTC encodes:
- a CDS encoding acyl-CoA dehydrogenase family protein is translated as MAWDFETDPDFAEKLSWMRDFIDSEVIPLEPILAEISTEDWQPVKRYLQDKVKAQGLWGLFLDPSLGGAGLGQLKLALMSELIGRCMVSMELFGVQAPDSGNMELLAHGATEAQKQRWLYPNLNGEISSAFALTEPFLAGADPTVIATTAALDGEDWIINGHKWFTTNASCADIILVVAETDPAGRPHRHASIFVVPTGTPGCNIVRDIPTMAHPDPEFGRRGNHAEVVFADCRVPADHLVGPRGGGFVLAQQRLGGGRIHHSMRWLGQAQRALDIMGERAVSRRSHGRLLGEHQMVQDYIALSHTEIQAARLLTFQTAWKMDRLGAGEVRAELGMIKAHVSKVVLAVLDRTIQVCGALGYSGDLPVESWYRMTRFGSIGDGPDELHKSVLARHVLKKYRPVQGWPTDHLPSRRPAAEQKWQALRQEAGIA
- a CDS encoding zinc-dependent alcohol dehydrogenase family protein, which produces MSIPDRQRAIVMTGPGEPVQTVEIPVQEPGPGQVLVKVNASSLNFHDNVNLMGLLPGPWPRVPMTDGAGEVVAIGAGVDGLRPGDRVMGAFHPGWHDGPPNPEAKHEVPGDNCDGWLQQYRVADVAGLVSTPAHLSDVEAATIPCAGVTAWSALVEANIGAGDVVVTQGTGGVSLFAVQLARARGATVILTSSSDHKLKVGSDLGATHLVNYRTTPAWETEVMRLTDGRGAKLVVDLGGPATLAQSLHSAAVGGTIAVIGVLSGFDMASIAVAEVMLNNLRVIGITVGSVRAHREMCEAVSKDGIKPHISHVFDWEHLDEALRVMRANEHIGKIALTIT
- a CDS encoding TetR/AcrR family transcriptional regulator, whose product is MPSELELDADQIVAAAVEIMRESGLDAISMRSVATRLGVTPPPVYSRIGNKDALIDAVAEHMLDDLAPELERDETWPDYARRWTRQLRERLTDAADSRLFLQAKRPAYLKASRPLLKSMRRDGMSTDMSVRACRLLTWAAVGFVAMDHPPSTNSTRKRGRLAGSDPAGVTREEVDELFATHIDYVIEGIRRDSA
- a CDS encoding TetR/AcrR family transcriptional regulator, with translation MAKPLIPAEDILTHALDLLDSEGIEALSVRRLSAALKISPRTLYQQVGNREALIRALVARHFAQLKLDFKEYDTWESTALHWCQALHDTLRAHPFLTELMTIDDRSAVTEYVNALLKATLQEGIPRPLATECCRGLAHMTINHSIVDVRGLREAKRSESETAKIEQNFPRLVEWVISGVRAEAGGVDAKTNRSR
- a CDS encoding SDR family NAD(P)-dependent oxidoreductase, with the translated sequence MTDHLFDVADRVVLVTGGSRGLGAAMSVALAQRGARVVIASRKIASCEALVATITESGGQAYPLACHVGDWESLPGVLEAALSRWGRLDGLVNNAGMSPLAPSLLDTSEVLFDKVMGVNLKGPTRLTALAATAMAATGGGSIINISSLASVKPTPVTTVYAAAKAGLNALTTASAIEYAGAGVRVNGIICGTFDTDAASGFVRNPDLLPELVRRIALGRVGRPDEIVGAVVYLLSDASSYTTGSLMTIDGGVSG
- a CDS encoding phosphotransferase family protein, with amino-acid sequence MGTAATGFDVARFRDWLAEATGEAAEVSVTPIRGGGSCEMFRVDRLGQAWVVRRAPLATVSDTAHQVIREARIMETLGAAGIAVPTVLARSDDPAILGAPFFVMSYVDGGVIRRDGLPEALHRDPSSHGLIGEQLIDTLVALHAVDWAGTALAELSHPQGFLPRQVDRWLAQLARYRARDLNGVDELAGWLRDNLPAGGDLTVMHGDYKLDNVIWAPAPPPRVACVVDFEMTTVGDPLIDLAWAMIFWPEAGNPIALGSPDAPHGMDRDHCQTPDQLISRYAEATGRDLSQFDWYQVFSAWKLAIVLEASYAKFLRGESRNPIHQFFGPVIDELLSRARRFAQ
- a CDS encoding acyl-CoA dehydrogenase family protein, with the protein product MPRQGPAEAALLERDAEASWHRARELQKTLYDGGFAGICFPREYGGLGLGYEYKKAFDSEAQGYETPLLLNVPSFAICCATILDVGSEEQKRTHIQAALRGDEVLVQLLSEPSGGSDLAGVITRADRRDGRWVINGAKTWSTWAFAADYGLCLTRTDWDAPKHEGLTMFLVPLAHPGITINRIQQINGSIEFCEEFFDDVDVGDDAVVGEPGKGWEVASRQLYHERRSMGDGSEYTSGPGISEAEDVSIDLLSLAEKTNQQDSERVREMTGRALVHRTVARQLSEHVFHAVASGALPPTAGSIIRLQMAAVHDVEIDTAIAVAGTSAVVEDDAQLLDIGIRYLGRQIASIGGGTTEMARNVIGERVLNFPREYAADRGVPFNQVRRNRQS
- a CDS encoding dsRBD fold-containing protein → MHYNTSQSSQTVAVTITSDEHNRRSRAVARMRWRGHTLIGFGLSHVEVDNVGEQIALAQAFSDLSHQLSCISQ
- a CDS encoding Acg family FMN-binding oxidoreductase, which translates into the protein MTTVATDVVQGAVALACRAPSYHNSQPWLWRLDRAGLHLYLDPARVVQTDPAERQALISCGAALDHLRVAMAAAGWNAHVSHCPDPNNVEHLASITLTEMTVVTEEQRRRADAIATRRTDRLPFDPVPDWTDFEAELRSRIDDTVALVDVIDDADRGELADATDMTDILRLYDSPYFATLQRWTAPFEASEGIPYDSLVSAAEGDRVDVARTFPFSHNPERRAHTPTDLSTILVISAHDRSPRDLLGCGETLSTILLEATVAGLATCTLTHLTELETSRHVVEGLTGHPLPQVLVRIGRAPGNEHYPPPTPRRPLADVLTVNL